DNA from Deltaproteobacteria bacterium:
CCTTACCGGTAAATCTTGAACATGTAATTTATCATACTGCTGCAGTTAGTCGCGTTACTAAACGCGCTCATCTCATAGCTGATATGCCATTTATGTCATATCAAGTTTCAGTTGAACAAGCGGTCGAATCTGCTGGCAGACTAGTGCAAGAAGGTGGCGCACATGCAGTAAAAATTGAAGGTGGGCGTGAGTTTGCCACCCATATTCGTCGCATATATAATTGTGGGATCCCGGTTATGGGTCATCTTGGTTTAACCCCACAAAGCGTGCATCGCTTTGGCGGCTTTAAAGTGCAAGGCAAAGATGCCACTGCTGCCCAACGTCTACGAGAAGACGCGCATATTTTAGTTGAGGCCGGTTGTTATAGCATTGTATTAGAAGGCATTCCCGCTGAATTAGCCGCTGAAATTACCGCTGAGATAAATATTCCTACGATTGGTATTGGTGCCGGGGTTGGCTGTGATGGTCAGGTTTTAGTTTGTTACGATATGCTGGGACTAAATCCAAACTTTCGCCCTAAGTTTGTTAAAACCTATGCTGAGTTACATAAGCAAATCACGCAAGCCGTGCAGTCATTTGTTTCAGAGGTTCGCGCTGAATCATTTCCAACTGATGCACATAGTTTTCATGGCGACTTATCAGTCACTAATGATAGTAATGATGCTCCTTATAATCGAGTGCACTAATCGAGACAGAAGTGATGCAGAAAAAGTCAATAAAAGTTATTCAAAAAGCCCAAGAAATGCACGATTGGGCAAAAGCCCAAATAAAACAAAGGGCACGCATCGCCCTAGTGCCAACTATGGGTTATCTGCATGAAGGTCACTTATCATTAGTAGCTATCGCGCGTGCAAATGCTGATTTAGTGATTGCTTCGATTTTCATTAACCCTACACAATTTAGCCCTAATGAGGATTTTGCCCAATATCCACGCGATCTTAAGGGGGACTTACAAAAACTTGAAGTTGCTGGTGTGGATGTAGTTTTTACCCCAAATGAAGGCGAAATGTACCCGCCAGGCTTTGCTACTTACATAGTGCCAACTGATCTTGCCAATGTACTTTGTGGTATTTCACGCCCACATCATTTTCGTGGTGTGTGTACAATAGTGCATTTGTTGTTTCGCATGACCAAAGCACATGTTGCTGTTTTTGGCGAAAAAGATTACCAGCAACTCACCATTATTCGTCGCATGGTTTGCGATCTCTGGCTTGATGTTGAGATTATTGGTGGTCCGACTGTACGCGAAGTTGATGGACTAGCAAAAAGTTCTCGCAATACCTATTTATCAGCTGACGAGCGGCTTGATGCTTTAATTTTATTTAAAACACTAAATCAAATTGAAGCGACATTTAAAACCGGCGAACGTCGCGTTGAAAAACTACTTGAACAGGCTCGTAAAAATATCTCTACGGTTGCTAGCGCCCGCATAGATTACATAGAAATTGTTAGCGCTGATGATTTAGTTAAACTTAACATTATTGATCGTAAAGCTATTTGCGCCATGGCTGTCTTCATTGGCAAGACCAGGCTTATTGATAACCGGGCTTTAGTTTAAAAAACTACAATAAAACTAATGATAGCTATTGCTTATACAAACTAACAAGTATCTTTTGTCCTTGTGGTTGCACTGAAGCTTCTACCCCGTTATTTTCTAACATATAAAACACAAAACGGATCTTATCGCTGTGAACTCCCGAGACGATATTTGCAACCAAAGGACTTTTTACTTTTATTTCTCTACCATCAAGGGCATGGCTCGCTCCCGGTATATCAATTACTAACCTACGGGGGTTATCGAGCCAGAATTTTTTATAAGTATTAACTG
Protein-coding regions in this window:
- the panB gene encoding 3-methyl-2-oxobutanoate hydroxymethyltransferase translates to MEITMTNPLVTANSLQAKKRRSEKIVIITAYDATFAALFDNTEVDALLVGDSLGMVIQGHPNTLPVNLEHVIYHTAAVSRVTKRAHLIADMPFMSYQVSVEQAVESAGRLVQEGGAHAVKIEGGREFATHIRRIYNCGIPVMGHLGLTPQSVHRFGGFKVQGKDATAAQRLREDAHILVEAGCYSIVLEGIPAELAAEITAEINIPTIGIGAGVGCDGQVLVCYDMLGLNPNFRPKFVKTYAELHKQITQAVQSFVSEVRAESFPTDAHSFHGDLSVTNDSNDAPYNRVH
- a CDS encoding pantoate--beta-alanine ligase, with translation MKVIQKAQEMHDWAKAQIKQRARIALVPTMGYLHEGHLSLVAIARANADLVIASIFINPTQFSPNEDFAQYPRDLKGDLQKLEVAGVDVVFTPNEGEMYPPGFATYIVPTDLANVLCGISRPHHFRGVCTIVHLLFRMTKAHVAVFGEKDYQQLTIIRRMVCDLWLDVEIIGGPTVREVDGLAKSSRNTYLSADERLDALILFKTLNQIEATFKTGERRVEKLLEQARKNISTVASARIDYIEIVSADDLVKLNIIDRKAICAMAVFIGKTRLIDNRALV